A region of the Chaetodon trifascialis isolate fChaTrf1 chromosome 7, fChaTrf1.hap1, whole genome shotgun sequence genome:
CCAGTCTTGCTGTTTGCCAAACGAAAACATAACACCCCCCACACGTCACTGTCATGCCTTGCTAAgattgctaacattagctagctagccacGTTACTTCACGTCAAGTTGAGTTTTGGGTTTAATAAACCAATACACAAATACGACACATCTAAAAATTAAGCATATAGTGGTTAAATTCCATGTGTTCACCTCTAAATTTCCCAGTACGCGTGTTTGTCAGAAACTTTGTTCAAAATGTACGCTTCTTCTATTTATCCAGTTAGCTACCATGTGAGTCTCACTCAGGCTGCTTGATATTCATGTTTGCTTCCGGACATCGGTGTTCATGGGAATTGTAGTGTATCGGCGCAACTAAAAAGATATAATGACAAACGACCGAATTTCTCATTGAAATAATGTCATCTTGTCTCACAGCCAGATTTTATTTCAGCATAGAGTATGTCGGTATACTCGTACTTGTGccagaaaaggaaaataaaacactttttgtgCGTCTACACTGTCATGTACGGTaagacagcagctgtgcttGTGTCATTCTGTACTCCTGCCGCTTTTCCTTCTCCTTGGTTTCTGCACACTGTCGCAGCACTTGTTTCATTCACTTACTTACACATACTGAGCAGAATGGCTACAGTTATCAGGAGGATTATCAGCACAGCGAAAGCTCCTGCTGCCATCGGCCCGTACAGGTGAGATAAATTGAAACTTCAAGTTCGTCAAGTGACAGATGGCTCACTGCTGACGCTGTAGGCCCAGTGTGCCAGTCAAAATAACGTTCATAGAGCTCATATTAAGAGTGTTAGTAAGATGTTAACAGAATTCTGGCTATTTATAGTTCCTCAATATAATCATACAGCTGTGTTTAATTGCACTGTGTCGCCCAGTCATCGTGGTTTGAGGTGGAGCAGCAGTCACTCAATGAGTTTTTTGGACTTGGATTGCACTTTAAACTTTGTAAACTATTGTAAGGCTAAGCACGCACACTGGGCTCTTAATTAGAAAGTCTCCTCAATGCAGCTCTCACTTTATCGAATTTAGTATGAATGCATTAAAATGCAGCACCGGCTGACAGTATGCTGAGCTGTTTTACGTTCAGCATATTAATGGTCCTTAAAGGGAAAAGACATCATTCGTCTAAATCTATATTTGTGTATCAAACAGAGTGTGCATCTTTGTCTTATGATTCATTATCTTTCAAATCCCTCCTTTGAACAAACAGACTTTCAGAAGTGTGAAACCGCATGAACTCTGCACTGGTAAGAAAGAAAAGTAAGAGGAGGTATAGTGAAGAAGAATAGAGATAATACAAAGTACAAAGaggcatgcaaacacaaagacttTTTTAACCCACATGTTTCATTAGCAGGAACTTAAGAATTGAACATCTGGATTTACtgtctgctctccctctgcagcactgaggaACACAGGTCAAGCAGATTTCACACAGCCTTTAATATCATGTCGATGATTCTTCGCTCCTGTTTGCATGTCTTCCAGCCAAGCAGTATTGGTAGATCGGACCATGTACATTTCAGGACAGCTGGGGATGGATCCTGCCAGTGGACAGCTTGTGGAAGGAGGTGTTCAGGCTCAAACCAGACAGGTAGGTTACCCACCATAGACCACCCTCCCATCATTAACTCATAAACCAGGAGCGCTAACAGTTTCCTGTtatgatgaggatgatgtggCTGattctcacactcacactttatTCTGCTCACTGAGTTACTATATCTTATGTTTCTCGTATCCATCAAGAAACTGCCACAATAAgaagaaatacagtatgttgtaTAATTAGAATTTATAATGGACAGTAAGTCAGTTTGAACATTGCTTTAGGAGCTTCCTCTCGTGTCATTTCAATCTCATTTTCTATCAACTTGTTTCCAAAAttcacaaattaaaatgaaagacCAAGGAATGATGAATGAACCTCCATTTTCCACAGGCTCTTGTGAATATGGGTGAAATCCTCAAAGCTGCTGGGTGTGGTTATGAGAATGGTGAGAGAATCTTTACTGTCTGAAAAGTATTGCACTTTGAACAGATCATATGGACAATGATTCTTTAATCGCAAACCTTAACTTACTTTTCCCTCTTATGTCCTGCAGTTGTCAAAACCACAGTGCTCCTCGCAGACATGAATGACTTTACCAATGTCAACAATGTGTACACACAGTGTAAGTGTCACTGATTCACTTATTAACTGGattttttatttgcagtttGCTGGTGAGCCACACTAAAAAACTAACAGTTCATCACTTACATCTTGCAGTACAGACTTTGCCACTGGGTGTCAGCACAATCCAAGGAACCTGCATTAATCAGGCGCAATTACCAGTTGTTAATAGGTGACACTTGGTTGGCTTGAAGCTGCCTCATCATTGCTTTTGCGCATACTGACTTCATTCGTACTCAGATTTCACACCATGCATTGGTTACTTGTTTTGAGTGCTTATCTATACGAGAAGGATCCAGAGCCAGTATACTCACAGGTATGATACAAATGTTCAGAAACACAGTGACGTTTGCTGAGTCACAAAGCAGAGTgaaacctgagctgctgctgctgctgctgccagtggaTCACGCCTTAAACTAAACGTCAGACAACATGCCGCATCCGTTGCTCCACAGACGGCCAGGAAATGCTTTAACT
Encoded here:
- the LOC139334021 gene encoding 2-iminobutanoate/2-iminopropanoate deaminase-like, with protein sequence MATVIRRIISTAKAPAAIGPYSQAVLVDRTMYISGQLGMDPASGQLVEGGVQAQTRQALVNMGEILKAAGCGYENVVKTTVLLADMNDFTNVNNVYTQFFTTNYPARAAYQVAALPRGGLVEIEAVAVLGPLTNAL